DNA from Pseudocitrobacter corydidari:
CGTACTGGCGGCCTGTTTGCTGCTCTGGACTCAGACGCTCAACGTGTTGTGCGACCAGGATGTTCAGTTCTTTAACGGGATCTGCAGCATCAACAAATTCATTCCCTGGTAAAACATTTTTGCCATCAACGATTTCCTTCCTTAATACGAGTGGTAGAATAGCCCGTTCCTTTTGAGGTGGTGAAATGAGTGATCTAGTAAGTTCTGGGGCATTAAATCTGGCGTCTGTGGTGGTATCTGTTCTGCTCCTGGTCGTGGGGCTGGTACTTTGGTTCTTTGTTAACCGCGCAAGTTCGCGCACCAGTGAGCAAATTGAACTGCTTGAAGCATTGTTGGATCAGCAAAAGCGTCAGAATGCGCTGCTGCGTCGACTCTGTGAAGCCAATGAACCTGAAAAACCGGCAGTCGAAGAGAAAGCCGTTGAAGCAAAAAACGAAGATGAAGATGATTTCATTCGCCTGGTGGCAGAACGATAATCTTTTCTCCTCTTTACTCCGGCTGTCTAACCAGGCTGCCGGAGACCATAGGTTGCACCGCCGCGGTGCACGCAGTCTGAACAACGGTATTACCTCTCCCTATCATCCATCTTCCTGATGCGTCTCAAAGCAGGCTCGGTGTCGTTTTTCAATCCCGGCTTCGTATCTAATTGTATTTATAATTAATTTTTTATCAGCCAAACAACCCGGTCAATTATCCATCACCCAAATGTATGAGTGACGGATATCTACTTTATTTGCGCAACCTACTAGCCGCATTTGCCGTACGGTATTAGCGAAACGTTTTTATTGCGCGGTGATAACGCTATGTCATTAAACGTTCATTATTTTGGTGCAACCTAAGTACATTATTTGGCTTGTGTGAGTCACGGCAGCAGTATAGCGAAACGTTACTTACTTATAACCGGTTATCAAAATGCACCTTTCAAAAATTAGCTCGAAAATATTCTAACGATATAAAAAAATGTTGATGCCGCTTCGCTTTTCTGGACGTACAGAAAATGTTGGTCTATGGTAAAAAAGTCTTACGTTACCGCAAGGTAGGTGAGATACAAGACACGAGCCTGGGCGCGGCAGGATTAGGGTTTGCCGTATAAATGCGTAGTCGATCAAATGATTGTTGTATGATTTGTGCGGCTGATCGAGACACGTTTAAAAATGGCTTGCCATTATTAACGTTGTATGTGATAACACGTTTTGGGTTAAACGAGGTACAGTTCTGTCTATGTATGGCATTATCAGTAAAGAAGTCCTGAGTAAACACGTTGACGTTGAATACCGCTTCTCTGCCGAACCTTATATTAGTGCCTCATGCAGTCATGTCTCAGTTTTATCTATGAATGCGCCCACGGGCGAAGAAAACACTCTAAGGAATTTTGCAAATGGCAAAGATTAAAGGTCAAGTTAAGTGGTTCAACGAGTCTAAAGGTTTTGGCTTCATTACTCCGGCTGACGGCAGCAAAGATGTATTCGTACATTTCTCTGCAATCCAGGGTAACGGTTTCAAAACTCTGGCTGAAGGCCAGAACGTTGAGTTCGAAATTCAGGACGGCCAGAAAGGCCCAGCTGCAGTTAACGTAACTGCAATCTGATTCGACTGCCACTGATGCTTTGATGCGTGCGCGCATCATAATCAGCCTTAAAGCCTCGCAACCGCGGGGCTTTTTACATTCTTTGCAAAGTGTTTCTGATTTCCCTTCTGGTCGTCCTTTGTTGCAAATCCGCGATCTTATTAGCATTGTTGCGCGATAAATCTCTGAACTATTCCTGTTAAATCAGTCCGTTGCTTTTTAATACTGGAGTCAGAGTGCAAGATAAATCCCGAGGGAAGCCCCCTCACTTTACCCCCGTCCGGTTTGGTCTGGTATGCGCCGGTATTTTAAGCTGTTTGGGCTTCCTCCTTGCGCGAGTTGGCTGGTTGCAAATTGTCTCCCCCGATAACCTGGTCAAGCAGGAAGATATGCGCTCGGTGCGCGAAGAACCGATTGATGTACCACGTGGCATGATTGTCGATCGCGAAAACCGGCCGCTGGCTGTGAGCGTACCGGTCAGCGCGATTTGGGTCGATCCGCAAACCCTGATTGAGAAGGGTGGTGTGGGTTTCGATAATCGTTGGCAGGCGCTGGCAAAAGCGTTAAACCTCTCCTTAAGCGCATTACAGGCCCGCGTCAATGCGCACCCCCACAGCCGATTTCTCTATCTTGCCCGCCAGGTGGACCCGCTTCAGGCGCAGTGGATTGATAAGCTGCATCTGCCAGGCATTAACCTGCGCGAAGAGTCACGCCGCTTTTATCCTGCCGGCCACGTCGCGGCGAACCTGATAGGTTTTACGAATGTCGACGATCAGGGCATTGAAGGTATTGAGAAAAGCTTTAACAGCCAACTCATTGGCAAACCGGGTTTGCGTCAGGTGCGTAAGGATAAATTTGGCCGGGTTATCGAAAACATTACCGAAATGGCCCCCGTACCTGCGCATAACATTCAGCTCAGTATTGATGAGCGATTGCAAACGGTAACGGAAGACGCGCTGGATAACGCTGTGCGCTGGAACAAAGCCGCGTCTGGCGCAGCGGTACTGGTGAAAATCGACACTGGCGAAATTCTCTCAATGGCGAGCTACCCGGACTACAACCCGAACAATCGCGAAGCTGCCACGCTGGATGATTTCCGCAACCGCGCAATCAGCGATACCTTCGAACCGGGTTCCACGGTGAAACCATTAGTGATCATGACGGCGCTTCAGCAGGGCATTGTTCGCCCGGATAGCGTGGTCGATACTCATCCTTATGTACTGGACGGCCATCGCATTCGTGACGTGGGCTATTATCCGGAGCTCACCCTAACCGGTATTTTGCAAAAATCGAGCGACACGGGCGTCTCGCGTCTTTCACTGGCGATGCCGGTACAAAAGCTGCTGGACACCTACACCGCGTTTGGTTTTGGTGAACCGACCGGATTGGGCTTAACCGGTGAAAGTCAGGGATTGTTACCGCATCGTCGTTACTGGGGCGAGCTGGATCGTGCGACGTTCGCCTTCGGCTACGGCTTAATGGTCACGCCGCTGCAACTCGCGCACGTTTACGCGACCATTGGCGGCTTTGGTATTTCTCGTCCCCTGTCAATTACCCGTATCGATCCGCCGGTCATCGGTCATCGGGTAATGCCCGAACCCCTGGTGCATCAGGTTGAACATATGATGGAAAGCGTCGCGCTGCCGGGCGGTGGCGGGACAAAAGCCGCCGTTCGTGATTATCGCGTCGCGGTGAAAACCGGGACAGCCAAGAAAATTGGCGACGACGGGAAGTATGTCGATAAATATGTCGCGTATACCGCAGGTGTGGCGCCCGCCAGCAACCCGCAGTTTGCGCTGGTCGTGGTGATCAATGAACCGCAGAACGGACAGTATTACGGCGGCGCGGTTTCCGCACCGGTATTCAGCCAGATTATGGGCGATGTATTACGTCTGGAGAACGTCATGCCGGATGGCTTACCACAGGGCTCAGATAATTTGATTGTGATGCACGCGCCTGCGGGGGCGCCTGCGCTGTAAATCCTCCCACTCAGGGGCGAAAAGCGGTACACTTTCGCCCTTTGAATGTTCCCCGGAGTTGTTATGTCCTGGAGTTGCCCGCTCTGCCACGCGCCGCTCACCCGCAGCGGAAACAGCTATTGTTGTCCTCATCGCCATCAGTTTGATATGGCGAAAGAAGGTTATGTCAATTTACTGCCCGTGCAGCATAAGCGTTCCCGCGATCCGGGCGACAGCGCAGAGATGATGCAGGCGCGCCGCGCCTTCCTTGATGCCGGGCACTATCAACCTTTACGCGATGCTATTTGCGCGAAGCTTGACGAGATTAAGCCAGCACAACTACTGGATATCGGCTGCGGGGAAGGGTACTACACTCATGCTTTTGCCGAAATTGCCGGGCACACGTGGGGCCTCGATGTGGCAAAGAACGCCATTCGCGCCGGGGCAAAGCGTTATGCGAATGTCGATTTTTGTGTCGCTTCCAGCCAGCGCCTGCCGTTTGAAGATAACTGCATGGACGTGGTGGTCCGTATTTACGCACCCTGCAACCCTGAAGAGCTGGCAAGAGTCGTTAAACCGGGCGGATGGGTGATTACAGTCACGCCGGGGCCGCGACATTTAGTTGAGCTAAAAGGGCTGATTTACGACGAAGTCCAGCTGCATGCCCCGCATTCGGAAACGTTGCCGGGCTTCACGCTGCAAACGCACGATGCGTTAGCCTATCCGATGCAGTTGAGCGGGGCGGAAGCGGTAACGCTATTGCAGATGACGCCGTTTGCCTGGCGCGCGAAACCAGACGTATGGGAAACCCTGAAAGGGCAGGAACACTTTGACTGCCAGACCGATTTTGCCATTCATGCCTGGCAGCGTTCGGAAGATTAACCCGCGAAGTGGCTGTAGAGAATTTCTGCGCCAATACCGATAAGCACGATACCGCCAAGAATTTCAGCCCGTTTGCCGAGCAGCGGGCCAATAAAGCGGCCAATCATCATGCCCAGCGTCGACATGGTGAAGGTCGCGCAGCCAATGGCCAGTGCCATCACCAGAATATTGACCTGTAAAAACGCCAGGCCGACACCGACCGCCATAGCATCAAGGCTGGTGGCAATTGCGGTGGTCACTAATAACCAGAAACCGTGACGGCGGGGCGGTTCGCACTCTTCATCGCTATCGTCGCCCCGGAATCCTTCGACAATCATTCGCCCGCCTAAAAAGACCAGCAGCACGAACGCCACCCAGTGGCTCCACTCCAGTACAAAGCGACTGGCGAGCATTCCCAGCCCCCAACCAATCAGCGGGGTAAGGGTTTCGATAACGCCAAAGATAAGGCCAGTACGGATGGCTTCAGAGAATTTGGGTTTGTGGAGCGTTGCGCCTTTTCCCATCGATGCAGCGAAAGCATCCATCGACATGCCAAGGGCGAGGAGAATAATTGCGTATGCGTTCATCAGAGCGTCCAGACCGGGAATATCCATATGACACACTCCTGCCCCCAGTAAACAGCAGTAAGCGCATCTATGGTCTCGCCTAACCATTCTGGGTTGAATGGTTCGCACGTGCCACGTTTTGCAACGAGTATGTTGACACGCACATTTTCAGATAACTGAAAATCGGCTACTCCCCAACGACGGACGCAACCTTAACATATTTTTAGAATATAAACCAAGAACAGAAAGTGTTATTTCTTTTAACTAAATGATAACGATTTTCATTTGCGAAATAAGGTGAGAAAAACGTTAATTATTATCGTTCATTTTTTGAGGGAATATAGCCAGCGCTATATTAAAAGTGCCTGAAAATAGCACAATTATAGCACTGGCTATATTTACAACCTATTGAGCAGAAAGAAGAAGTTTAGAGATCCTTTCGAGGTCATCAATATTCTTCACACGAACCAGCAGACGTCGTTGTTCTAATTGCATCACCAGTACGCCATCCTCGGATAAATTCATCTGTTTCACCCGTGGATATTCAATCCAGATATTGGCGAAGAAAAAGCCTGCCGATTTGAAAATGATTTTTGGGCTGCGGATCCAGAACAGATAAAGGCCCATCAATGCCAGCGACGATAACAGCCAGGTGGTGATTTGCGCACCATTATTATTGATGTTGTTATAGATAAGAATCGCGATGAGACCGACGAAAATTGCGCCATCAATACGGTTACGACGCAGAAGGGGGATAGAAAGCAGCGTGGCGCCATGACGGCGGGGCATGATGAACTGGTCGTAAATAGCGAAAGCCAGCAGTGCGATGATGAAGAAAACCAGTACCCAATCCGTTATTGTCATTAAGCCTCCGAATAAAAAACCGGGGGCCTGAGCCCCCGGCGTACAACAGATATTACAGACCCAGCAGGCCGACAGCGTAGCCCGCGATACCGATGACGAAGAAGCCAACGATGATCCACAGCGGGTTGACTTTCTTACGCAGCAGCCACATACAGGCGAAGGTCAACAGCAGCGGCACCAGGCCCGGCATCAGCTGGTCCAGGATGGTCTGCACGGTGGTGACGCGCGTCTGGCCATCCTGACCGGTAATGGTCGAAACCACCAGCGGGATGTTGACGTGCGTCCACTTGTTAACCAATGCCCCCATGACAAACAGGCCGAGGATTGACGCCCCCTCAGTCAGTTTCTGCAGGAAGCCGCCGCCCATATCTTTAACGATATCGACACCTTTACGGTAGCCGTACGCCACACCGTAGTAACGGGTAGCCAGACGCACCACGTTAAACAGGATGAAGAACAGCAGAGGCCC
Protein-coding regions in this window:
- the mgrB gene encoding PhoP/PhoQ regulator MgrB, whose amino-acid sequence is MKKFRWVLLIVVLAACLLLWTQTLNVLCDQDVQFFNGICSINKFIPW
- a CDS encoding YebO family protein; its protein translation is MSDLVSSGALNLASVVVSVLLLVVGLVLWFFVNRASSRTSEQIELLEALLDQQKRQNALLRRLCEANEPEKPAVEEKAVEAKNEDEDDFIRLVAER
- the cspE gene encoding transcription antiterminator/RNA stability regulator CspE, which produces MAKIKGQVKWFNESKGFGFITPADGSKDVFVHFSAIQGNGFKTLAEGQNVEFEIQDGQKGPAAVNVTAI
- the ftsI gene encoding peptidoglycan glycosyltransferase FtsI; its protein translation is MQDKSRGKPPHFTPVRFGLVCAGILSCLGFLLARVGWLQIVSPDNLVKQEDMRSVREEPIDVPRGMIVDRENRPLAVSVPVSAIWVDPQTLIEKGGVGFDNRWQALAKALNLSLSALQARVNAHPHSRFLYLARQVDPLQAQWIDKLHLPGINLREESRRFYPAGHVAANLIGFTNVDDQGIEGIEKSFNSQLIGKPGLRQVRKDKFGRVIENITEMAPVPAHNIQLSIDERLQTVTEDALDNAVRWNKAASGAAVLVKIDTGEILSMASYPDYNPNNREAATLDDFRNRAISDTFEPGSTVKPLVIMTALQQGIVRPDSVVDTHPYVLDGHRIRDVGYYPELTLTGILQKSSDTGVSRLSLAMPVQKLLDTYTAFGFGEPTGLGLTGESQGLLPHRRYWGELDRATFAFGYGLMVTPLQLAHVYATIGGFGISRPLSITRIDPPVIGHRVMPEPLVHQVEHMMESVALPGGGGTKAAVRDYRVAVKTGTAKKIGDDGKYVDKYVAYTAGVAPASNPQFALVVVINEPQNGQYYGGAVSAPVFSQIMGDVLRLENVMPDGLPQGSDNLIVMHAPAGAPAL
- the rlmA gene encoding 23S rRNA (guanine(745)-N(1))-methyltransferase translates to MSWSCPLCHAPLTRSGNSYCCPHRHQFDMAKEGYVNLLPVQHKRSRDPGDSAEMMQARRAFLDAGHYQPLRDAICAKLDEIKPAQLLDIGCGEGYYTHAFAEIAGHTWGLDVAKNAIRAGAKRYANVDFCVASSQRLPFEDNCMDVVVRIYAPCNPEELARVVKPGGWVITVTPGPRHLVELKGLIYDEVQLHAPHSETLPGFTLQTHDALAYPMQLSGAEAVTLLQMTPFAWRAKPDVWETLKGQEHFDCQTDFAIHAWQRSED
- the mntP gene encoding manganese efflux pump MntP; the protein is MNAYAIILLALGMSMDAFAASMGKGATLHKPKFSEAIRTGLIFGVIETLTPLIGWGLGMLASRFVLEWSHWVAFVLLVFLGGRMIVEGFRGDDSDEECEPPRRHGFWLLVTTAIATSLDAMAVGVGLAFLQVNILVMALAIGCATFTMSTLGMMIGRFIGPLLGKRAEILGGIVLIGIGAEILYSHFAG
- a CDS encoding DUF986 family protein, producing the protein MTITDWVLVFFIIALLAFAIYDQFIMPRRHGATLLSIPLLRRNRIDGAIFVGLIAILIYNNINNNGAQITTWLLSSLALMGLYLFWIRSPKIIFKSAGFFFANIWIEYPRVKQMNLSEDGVLVMQLEQRRLLVRVKNIDDLERISKLLLSAQ